Proteins from a single region of Butyrivibrio fibrisolvens:
- the panC gene encoding pantoate--beta-alanine ligase, which translates to MIKAETIKEVRDQVKAWRKEGLTIGLVPTMGYLHEGHASLVDKAVSQCDRVIVSDFVNPTQFGPTEDLSTYPRDFERDCKLLEEHGASLVFHPSVEEMYGEAAATYVEILNDMPKRLCGQTRPIHFRGVCTVVSKLFNIATPDKAFFGMKDAQQLSIIKKMVKDMSYGIEIVGCPIIREDDGLAKSSRNTYLNEEERKAALVLSKAVKLGKEMAENCEKDAAKILEAQKDLIEKEPLAKIDYVSAANFDTLEPETQVKSGTLFAMAVYIGKTRLIDNFLYE; encoded by the coding sequence ATGATCAAAGCAGAAACAATCAAAGAAGTTAGAGACCAGGTTAAAGCATGGAGAAAGGAAGGACTCACAATAGGTCTTGTTCCTACAATGGGTTACCTTCATGAAGGACATGCAAGCCTTGTAGATAAGGCAGTATCACAATGTGACAGAGTTATCGTATCAGATTTTGTAAATCCTACACAGTTCGGACCTACAGAAGATCTTTCTACATATCCAAGAGATTTTGAAAGAGACTGTAAGCTCCTTGAAGAGCACGGTGCAAGCCTTGTGTTCCATCCTTCAGTAGAGGAGATGTACGGCGAAGCTGCAGCTACATATGTAGAGATCCTCAATGATATGCCAAAGCGCCTTTGCGGACAGACTCGTCCTATTCACTTCAGAGGTGTATGTACAGTAGTATCCAAGCTCTTTAACATTGCAACACCAGATAAGGCTTTCTTTGGAATGAAGGATGCCCAGCAGCTCTCTATCATTAAGAAGATGGTCAAAGACATGTCTTACGGCATAGAGATCGTAGGCTGCCCTATCATCCGCGAAGATGACGGCCTTGCAAAGTCATCCCGTAACACATATTTAAATGAAGAAGAGAGAAAAGCAGCACTTGTTCTTTCCAAAGCAGTAAAGCTTGGCAAAGAGATGGCTGAAAATTGCGAGAAGGATGCTGCTAAAATCTTAGAAGCACAAAAAGACCTTATAGAAAAAGAGCCTCTTGCAAAGATCGACTATGTATCAGCTGCTAATTTCGACACTCTTGAGCCTGAAACGCAGGTTAAGAGCGGAACACTTTTTGCAATGGCTGTATATATTGGAAAGACAAGACTTATCGATAACTTTTTGTATGAATAA
- a CDS encoding alpha/beta hydrolase: MAIVITNLIILIVLYLTICAILARSMGLVKCIDPNKAYQKENRRHFLDGYKNWKSEEYIIKSFDGYELHTTYIPSAIPSKKFVILVHSSTYCRIGGIKYFNIFRKMGYNGILFDLRGHGDNKKAASTWGIKESKDLLSVIDDTVNRFGDDIKIGVHGECLGGVTALTALKYHPNISFVIADSCYNSLYSLLCKLAQQIAHVSPVLFDPAVIFFKLMFGFSYKKIFTKDSLSGNTVPICFIQGDSDCVVPIKDTMELENATTGYTEMHIFEGADHTRNILADSDRYEEIIKNFLYRVNCLELAATA; encoded by the coding sequence ATGGCAATCGTAATAACAAACTTAATCATCTTAATAGTTTTATATCTTACAATCTGTGCAATACTTGCAAGATCAATGGGACTTGTTAAGTGCATAGATCCAAATAAGGCATATCAGAAAGAAAACCGCAGACACTTTCTTGACGGTTATAAGAACTGGAAAAGCGAAGAATACATAATAAAGTCTTTTGACGGTTATGAACTTCATACAACTTATATTCCATCAGCAATCCCTTCCAAGAAGTTTGTCATCCTGGTTCACTCATCAACTTATTGCAGGATCGGCGGAATCAAATATTTTAACATATTCAGAAAAATGGGATATAACGGTATTCTCTTTGATCTTAGAGGTCATGGTGATAACAAAAAGGCAGCATCAACATGGGGAATCAAAGAAAGTAAGGATCTCCTTAGTGTAATAGATGATACTGTTAACCGTTTTGGAGATGATATCAAGATTGGTGTTCACGGCGAATGCCTTGGCGGTGTAACAGCCCTTACAGCTCTTAAGTATCATCCCAATATCTCTTTCGTTATTGCTGACAGCTGCTACAATTCACTTTATTCACTTCTTTGCAAGCTTGCTCAGCAGATAGCACATGTATCACCTGTACTTTTTGATCCGGCTGTTATCTTCTTTAAGCTTATGTTCGGGTTTTCTTATAAAAAGATATTTACTAAAGACAGCCTCAGCGGTAATACAGTTCCGATCTGCTTCATCCAGGGTGACAGCGACTGCGTTGTACCGATAAAAGATACTATGGAACTTGAAAATGCAACAACAGGTTATACCGAAATGCACATTTTTGAGGGTGCAGACCACACTCGTAACATCCTTGCTGATTCAGATCGTTATGAGGAGATAATCAAGAACTTTTTGTACAGGGTTAATTGCCTTGAACTTGCAGCTACCGCTTAA
- a CDS encoding TetR/AcrR family transcriptional regulator: protein MRDGSATEEKILKLAKKMIIKNGIANLDMKVLAEKIGCSRSTLYRHFSSKGDIMIKLVEESLQIINRSSTNLPKDSNFNNGFEEFSWYVNERAKALIKEVDSVTFIRDFDCLYTTAYPQSKEVEGFQNFIRIDSKSDPWFSSFMRGMEDGSIRHFDDPTLQILTISNGLLGIAERVVPRVSFFVNEQGYGEEFIMNQAKLYLDGIKG from the coding sequence ATGAGAGACGGAAGTGCTACTGAAGAAAAAATCTTAAAACTTGCAAAAAAGATGATCATCAAAAATGGTATTGCCAACCTTGATATGAAGGTTCTTGCTGAAAAAATAGGATGCAGCAGAAGCACCCTTTACAGACACTTTTCAAGTAAGGGTGATATCATGATAAAACTCGTTGAAGAATCTCTTCAGATCATCAACAGATCTTCCACTAATCTTCCCAAAGATTCTAATTTTAACAACGGCTTTGAAGAATTTTCATGGTATGTAAATGAAAGAGCCAAAGCACTGATAAAAGAAGTTGATTCTGTAACTTTCATAAGAGACTTCGACTGCCTTTATACCACTGCTTATCCTCAGAGTAAGGAAGTTGAAGGCTTCCAAAACTTTATAAGGATCGACAGCAAATCTGATCCCTGGTTCAGTTCCTTCATGCGTGGCATGGAAGACGGCAGCATCAGACATTTCGACGATCCAACGCTTCAGATCCTTACTATCTCCAACGGACTTCTTGGAATCGCAGAAAGAGTTGTTCCAAGAGTATCATTTTTTGTAAACGAGCAGGGATACGGCGAAGAATTCATAATGAATCAGGCCAAGCTTTATCTTGATGGGATCAAGGGGTAA
- a CDS encoding galactose ABC transporter substrate-binding protein — MTLMVMIISGCSNIKNKEKDTIRIGVSVYDAHDTFITQLMDDFNSYADTNVTVITYNAGQSMKEQNNQMQEMIDGGCDVICINLVDRTEPEHIIDLALKYDVPVIFFNRELTGEDLRRSDKFYYVGSDAMESGIMQGELAAEGILDDSLHIDANGDGYIQYVMLQGEAGHQDAIVRSEYCVETLMNSGIKLDRKGLAIANFNRTQAQSKIEQLINAKTEIELILANNDDMALGAIDAYINIFGDKAKSMLPAIYGIDGTIGGLEAVKTGYMCGTVYNDKEGQAHAMYDLAIALATGGSLDDLGIEDEHYIRLPHTKVTLENVNDYLY, encoded by the coding sequence ATGACACTTATGGTCATGATAATATCCGGTTGCAGCAATATCAAAAATAAGGAAAAAGATACTATCCGTATAGGTGTCTCTGTTTATGATGCTCATGATACTTTCATAACCCAGCTTATGGATGACTTCAACAGCTATGCAGATACAAATGTTACTGTTATAACTTACAATGCCGGTCAGAGTATGAAAGAACAGAATAATCAGATGCAGGAGATGATCGATGGCGGATGTGATGTTATATGTATAAATCTTGTAGACAGAACAGAGCCGGAACATATTATAGATCTTGCACTTAAGTACGATGTGCCTGTCATATTTTTTAACAGAGAGCTGACTGGAGAAGACTTAAGACGATCTGATAAGTTCTATTATGTAGGTTCTGATGCAATGGAATCAGGTATAATGCAGGGCGAGCTTGCAGCAGAAGGAATACTTGATGATAGCCTTCATATAGATGCAAATGGTGACGGATATATTCAGTATGTTATGCTTCAGGGTGAAGCCGGTCATCAGGATGCTATCGTAAGAAGCGAGTACTGTGTTGAAACTTTGATGAACAGTGGTATCAAGCTTGACAGAAAAGGCCTTGCCATTGCAAACTTCAACAGGACTCAGGCACAAAGTAAGATAGAACAGCTCATTAATGCAAAGACTGAAATTGAACTGATCCTTGCCAATAACGACGATATGGCACTTGGTGCTATTGACGCATATATAAATATCTTTGGTGATAAGGCAAAGTCGATGCTGCCTGCGATATATGGAATAGATGGAACTATCGGAGGACTGGAAGCTGTTAAGACCGGATACATGTGCGGAACCGTATACAATGACAAGGAAGGTCAGGCTCATGCCATGTATGATCTTGCCATAGCCCTTGCTACAGGAGGATCACTTGATGATCTTGGCATAGAAGATGAGCACTATATACGGCTCCCTCATACAAAAGTCACACTTGAAAATGTGAATGACTATTTGTATTAA
- a CDS encoding response regulator → MGYKCLLVDDEEEVINAIVRKIDWEGLGYEVPTYAHNGLEALEMAEGDTPDVVMTDIQMPYMDGLEFSRQLRKLCPGVKIIIFSGYDEFEYAKEAIKLEAEEYILKPVNSDELSSLFTRIRESLDKEAEERQSIRKLSRYYAQSLPLLQENFYAELVSGRIPQEHLAEYLLNYQIDLKGPVYDVVLIHTSSTLAPEGLNPVLLGISVRRLAQERLEEKWRGKFFSYQGDTVMIAQMDDSRQVIELTDDCDSFCRLAKIACKAVVTVGLGMVCTDPMDTVHSLEGASQAVSSRAIYGIGKAINIMEIEPEHNNETILDESGKTLSDILRRIRVEDTIDIPLEAGRFIDSYSQDLGTMKLYEFFITDTMSRLYRFAQENHLVIDEIFTENTIGKALPDVEEFKIMLTGILTRMQQMIGDVRSKGQKSFVLKAQEYVAAHYNEEGITIEKICKNLGVSSAYFSTVFKKETGKTFVTYLTDYRMDKAREILMTSDKKTYVIAAEVGFTDPNYFSYVFKRQYGITPSKFRNRGENS, encoded by the coding sequence TTGGGTTACAAATGTCTGCTTGTTGATGATGAAGAAGAGGTTATAAATGCCATCGTTCGAAAAATAGATTGGGAGGGACTGGGGTATGAGGTCCCTACCTATGCTCATAACGGACTTGAAGCTTTGGAGATGGCAGAGGGTGATACTCCTGACGTTGTCATGACGGATATTCAGATGCCGTATATGGATGGTCTTGAGTTTTCAAGACAGCTACGTAAGCTGTGTCCTGGTGTTAAGATCATTATTTTCTCAGGTTACGATGAATTTGAATATGCCAAGGAAGCGATTAAGCTTGAGGCAGAAGAGTATATCTTAAAGCCTGTTAATTCGGATGAACTAAGTAGCCTTTTTACAAGGATAAGGGAATCTCTTGATAAAGAAGCAGAAGAGCGTCAGAGTATCAGGAAGCTCTCAAGATATTATGCACAAAGTCTTCCGCTTTTGCAGGAAAACTTTTATGCTGAGCTTGTATCAGGCAGGATTCCGCAGGAACACCTTGCAGAGTATCTTCTTAATTATCAGATAGATCTTAAAGGTCCGGTATATGATGTTGTCCTTATACATACTTCTTCTACACTTGCGCCGGAGGGTCTTAATCCGGTTCTTCTTGGAATTTCAGTAAGAAGACTGGCTCAGGAAAGGCTTGAAGAGAAGTGGCGCGGTAAGTTCTTTTCCTATCAGGGAGATACTGTTATGATCGCCCAGATGGACGATTCAAGGCAGGTCATTGAGCTTACGGATGATTGTGACAGCTTCTGCAGACTTGCAAAGATAGCCTGTAAAGCGGTAGTAACAGTAGGACTTGGAATGGTATGTACCGATCCTATGGATACGGTCCATTCGCTTGAGGGCGCTTCTCAGGCAGTATCATCAAGGGCTATATATGGAATTGGTAAAGCTATTAATATCATGGAGATTGAGCCCGAACACAATAATGAGACTATTCTGGATGAAAGTGGTAAGACTCTTTCAGATATTCTCAGAAGGATACGTGTAGAAGATACAATTGATATACCTTTGGAAGCGGGGAGATTTATAGACAGCTACAGCCAGGATCTTGGCACGATGAAGCTGTATGAGTTTTTTATCACGGATACAATGAGCAGACTTTACAGATTTGCTCAGGAGAATCACCTTGTCATAGATGAGATCTTTACAGAGAACACAATAGGCAAGGCACTTCCGGATGTTGAAGAGTTTAAGATCATGCTGACGGGAATCCTTACAAGGATGCAGCAGATGATCGGGGATGTAAGGAGTAAGGGACAGAAGTCCTTCGTGCTTAAAGCACAGGAATATGTCGCTGCTCACTATAACGAAGAGGGGATTACAATAGAAAAGATATGCAAGAATCTTGGGGTAAGTTCTGCATATTTCTCAACAGTATTTAAAAAGGAAACAGGTAAGACTTTTGTTACATATCTTACGGATTATCGTATGGATAAGGCAAGAGAGATTCTTATGACATCTGACAAGAAAACCTATGTCATAGCTGCAGAAGTTGGCTTTACTGATCCTAATTATTTCAGCTATGTTTTTAAACGCCAGTATGGAATAACACCTTCAAAGTTCCGAAATAGAGGTGAAAACTCTTAA
- a CDS encoding MIP/aquaporin family protein → MLKKCIAECLGTCVLVVFGCGTAAAIGCDVSGGYVATALAFGLVIVAMAYSIGNISGCHINPAVSLGMLISGKMSVSDFISYVISQCIGGVIGALILKILASSGSIDAGLGANGLYNGDIGISILVEVILTFVFVLAILGVTSRDGFSSVAGLVIGLTLTLVHLFGIYFTGTSVNPARSLGPALLAGGDALSSVWVFIVAPLIGAALAAFCYKFLDSDK, encoded by the coding sequence ATGCTAAAGAAATGTATTGCTGAATGTTTAGGAACCTGTGTACTTGTAGTATTTGGATGCGGAACTGCTGCCGCAATCGGTTGTGATGTATCGGGAGGATATGTTGCAACTGCTCTTGCTTTTGGTCTTGTTATCGTTGCCATGGCATATTCAATCGGTAACATCTCCGGATGTCACATTAACCCGGCCGTATCTCTCGGAATGCTTATTTCCGGCAAAATGAGCGTAAGTGATTTCATTTCATATGTAATATCCCAGTGTATAGGTGGTGTTATCGGTGCTCTTATACTTAAGATCCTTGCTTCATCAGGAAGCATCGATGCAGGTCTTGGAGCTAACGGCCTTTATAATGGTGATATTGGTATTTCTATTCTCGTAGAGGTGATCCTCACATTTGTATTTGTACTCGCAATACTAGGAGTTACATCACGCGACGGTTTTAGCAGTGTAGCAGGTCTTGTCATTGGCCTTACTCTTACACTTGTACACCTGTTTGGAATTTATTTCACAGGCACAAGCGTTAATCCTGCAAGAAGCCTTGGACCAGCCCTTCTTGCCGGCGGAGATGCACTTTCATCTGTATGGGTATTTATAGTAGCTCCTCTTATCGGAGCAGCCCTTGCAGCATTTTGCTATAAATTCCTTGATTCCGACAAATGA
- the panB gene encoding 3-methyl-2-oxobutanoate hydroxymethyltransferase, producing MKHTVATLRKMKEEGKKISQLTCYDFTTAKLMDEAGIDMILVGDSLGMTMQGYNDTLPVTVDEMIVYGRSVARACQNTFVVIDMPFMSYQISPAQALESAGRIMKEAPGCSAVKLEGGALMAPQIKAITDAGIPVVAHIGMTPQSVNAFGGFKVQGKGEANAERVLQDALAVQEAGAFAVTLECVPPKLAALISKKLDIITIGIGASSCCDAQVLVYQDMLGMVSGVSPKFVQHFAEVGEIMKNAFTAYKEAVQAGTFPAPEQTYAKSDCSDEFLQSLDAKYSEEGYIKRIS from the coding sequence ATGAAACACACAGTAGCGACACTTCGCAAAATGAAAGAAGAAGGAAAGAAAATATCACAGCTTACCTGCTACGACTTTACAACAGCAAAGCTCATGGATGAGGCAGGTATCGACATGATACTTGTTGGAGACAGTCTTGGAATGACTATGCAGGGATATAATGACACACTTCCTGTAACAGTTGATGAGATGATCGTATATGGAAGAAGCGTAGCAAGAGCTTGTCAGAATACATTTGTAGTTATAGATATGCCTTTTATGAGCTATCAGATTTCACCTGCTCAGGCTCTTGAGTCTGCAGGACGCATCATGAAGGAAGCACCGGGATGCAGCGCTGTTAAGCTTGAAGGAGGCGCTTTAATGGCTCCTCAGATCAAGGCTATTACAGATGCAGGTATTCCTGTTGTGGCACACATCGGAATGACACCACAGTCAGTTAACGCTTTTGGCGGCTTCAAGGTACAGGGCAAAGGTGAAGCTAATGCAGAAAGGGTTCTTCAGGATGCTCTTGCAGTTCAGGAAGCAGGAGCTTTTGCAGTAACACTTGAGTGCGTTCCACCTAAGCTTGCAGCTCTTATCAGCAAGAAGCTTGATATCATCACAATAGGAATCGGCGCAAGCTCCTGCTGCGATGCACAGGTTCTTGTATATCAGGATATGCTTGGCATGGTAAGCGGTGTATCACCTAAGTTTGTACAGCACTTTGCAGAAGTAGGAGAAATTATGAAGAATGCATTTACTGCTTATAAGGAAGCTGTACAGGCTGGAACATTCCCGGCACCTGAGCAGACATATGCTAAGAGTGACTGCTCCGATGAGTTTTTACAGAGCCTTGATGCAAAGTACAGTGAAGAAGGATATATAAAGAGAATTTCTTAA
- a CDS encoding Rossmann-like and DUF2520 domain-containing protein, whose translation MKIGFTGAGKVGFNLGKYFSEKGVQVTGYYSRHRESAKEAADFTNTKCYDTLKELVLESDAIFLTVPDSAISSVYEEISSFSISGKQIIHCSGAMTAAQAFPGIADTGAAGFAIHPLFPFSDKYSAYKDLAGVFFCLEKRENVSFWEDFLKNLGLRTKILEESQKTNYHLACSIASNLVCGLYEISKRHLEQSGFSAEEAIEAVAPLARANLENILAKGPALALSGPVERNDADTVKKHLSFLPDQREKQIYTKLSYVLTQLAKEKHPENDYTNICQLLDL comes from the coding sequence ATGAAGATTGGATTTACTGGAGCAGGTAAAGTTGGTTTTAATCTGGGAAAATATTTCTCGGAGAAAGGCGTTCAGGTGACCGGCTATTATAGCAGGCATCGAGAATCGGCAAAAGAAGCAGCAGATTTTACAAACACAAAATGTTACGACACCCTAAAGGAATTGGTTTTAGAGAGTGACGCGATATTCTTGACTGTTCCGGACAGTGCTATTTCTTCTGTATATGAAGAGATAAGTTCTTTTTCTATATCGGGTAAACAGATAATACATTGCAGCGGAGCTATGACTGCGGCACAGGCTTTTCCTGGCATTGCAGACACAGGCGCAGCAGGTTTTGCAATACATCCGTTATTTCCTTTTAGCGATAAATACAGCGCTTATAAGGATCTTGCGGGTGTATTTTTTTGTCTTGAAAAAAGGGAGAATGTTTCTTTCTGGGAGGATTTTCTTAAAAACCTCGGACTCAGGACCAAGATATTAGAAGAAAGTCAGAAAACAAACTATCATCTGGCTTGCTCTATAGCTTCAAATCTGGTGTGCGGCTTATATGAGATATCCAAAAGGCATTTGGAACAATCAGGTTTTAGCGCAGAAGAAGCGATTGAGGCAGTAGCGCCTCTTGCAAGGGCCAACCTTGAAAATATACTTGCAAAAGGTCCGGCGCTTGCTCTATCAGGACCGGTAGAAAGAAATGATGCTGATACAGTTAAAAAGCATCTGTCTTTTTTGCCTGACCAAAGAGAGAAGCAGATCTACACAAAGTTATCTTATGTTCTTACACAGCTTGCCAAAGAGAAACATCCTGAAAATGATTATACGAACATATGTCAGCTGTTAGACTTGTAA
- a CDS encoding substrate-binding domain-containing protein: protein MWNPRNIFNESKWLAAIVTAIVIGIVVCAIDVINVDGTVVKYQISVIVDDSNSARWDSFQTGLRQAARENGIRLNYVTTDFEGSPEQEKNLIYQEIENGADAVIVQLCSGSGGVDILSDMPANVYVELIDNNVAKDELDNSRISYIGADSVQVSSELATRIENDYGDLSGIRIGVLAGNLKLASVQERINAFKEVSQKAGAQIVFSVEATELSEREIGELVNINDADILVALDNDVTETAADYIQMVDSYNSYPTNGQKNVKLYGIGCSPENLSDLDQGIIGGMVVINEYEMGYMAINSLAYVLKDERNKMNDYTVGYAYVTGETMYDEGNQQILFPIGD from the coding sequence ATGTGGAATCCGCGGAATATATTTAATGAAAGTAAATGGCTTGCTGCTATAGTAACTGCGATCGTTATAGGTATCGTTGTCTGCGCTATCGATGTGATAAATGTTGATGGTACTGTTGTTAAATACCAGATATCAGTAATCGTCGATGACAGTAACAGCGCGAGGTGGGACAGCTTTCAGACAGGACTGCGGCAGGCAGCAAGAGAAAATGGCATAAGACTTAACTATGTTACAACAGATTTTGAAGGCAGTCCTGAGCAGGAAAAAAATCTTATCTACCAGGAAATAGAAAATGGCGCTGATGCTGTAATTGTTCAGCTTTGTTCCGGAAGTGGGGGAGTAGATATCCTTTCGGATATGCCGGCTAATGTCTATGTCGAGCTTATTGATAACAATGTTGCAAAAGATGAACTGGATAACAGCAGGATAAGCTACATAGGAGCGGACAGTGTACAGGTAAGCAGTGAACTGGCAACAAGGATCGAGAACGATTATGGGGATCTGTCAGGTATAAGAATAGGTGTACTTGCAGGAAACCTTAAGCTTGCATCAGTTCAGGAGAGGATAAATGCTTTTAAAGAAGTATCACAAAAAGCCGGTGCGCAGATAGTATTCAGTGTGGAAGCAACTGAGCTGTCAGAAAGAGAGATCGGTGAACTGGTAAATATCAATGATGCTGATATCCTTGTAGCTCTTGATAATGATGTAACAGAGACGGCAGCAGACTATATACAGATGGTAGATAGTTATAATTCTTATCCAACTAATGGTCAGAAAAATGTAAAGCTTTATGGAATAGGGTGCTCACCTGAAAACCTTAGTGACCTGGATCAGGGAATAATAGGCGGTATGGTGGTCATCAATGAATATGAAATGGGCTATATGGCAATAAACAGTCTTGCCTACGTTCTTAAAGACGAACGTAACAAGATGAACGACTATACAGTTGGTTATGCATATGTTACGGGGGAAACAATGTATGATGAAGGGAATCAGCAGATTCTATTCCCGATCGGAGATTAG
- a CDS encoding sensor histidine kinase, whose product MGIFKGRDSRIKKGHHELKRKLGARNIQITLLTSYTVVSILSMSLLGAVLYRSFASISRQVATENARTILSQTGEKLEDYLRQMRQLSDAFYYTSIQTSDIYVDKIGSQMNLLYESNKDYVVSMALFESNGRLLGAAPSAIQKKNIDVTTQEWFTDATGEVENMHFSTPHVQNLFSDSSNRYYWVISLSRSVMFTRGGIPKQGVLLVDMDYTTVYQMFDILNNSLSQGYIYLCDREGRIIYHPQNMQIVSGLYEENNTTVASYSDGVYEEKFNGEKRIEIVNTISYTGWKLISVIPTKNLSVGLRSTRSFMILIVLLVMLAVLLLNRLISARISSPIRKLTASIHDIEVTEKSVPLVYIGGSSEVQYLGSTLQKLLNQISFLMGDIIKEQEEKRKSELDALQSQVNPHFLYNTLDSIVWMVEDGRNKEAVYMITQLSSLFRISLSSGRNIIRVSEEIKHAENYTNIQKVRFKDSFSVSYDIDPEIMDCCIVKLVVQPLLENAIYYGVKGMEDPGSIKVRGYRKEDEVYIEVEDNGYGMSPEQAEGLLTEEGRTRARGSGVGLINVHRRLQLRFGKDYGLMIDTEADEGTKVTIHMPYIEYSEESAKDVESAEYI is encoded by the coding sequence ATGGGGATTTTCAAAGGGAGAGATAGCAGGATAAAAAAAGGTCATCACGAGCTGAAAAGAAAACTTGGAGCACGTAATATTCAGATCACGCTCCTGACCTCATATACAGTTGTTTCAATTTTGTCCATGAGTCTTTTAGGTGCAGTTCTTTACAGGAGCTTTGCATCTATATCTCGTCAGGTTGCAACTGAAAATGCCAGAACGATCCTCTCTCAGACAGGTGAAAAGCTTGAAGATTACCTGAGACAGATGAGGCAGCTTTCTGATGCCTTTTATTACACATCAATACAGACATCTGATATCTATGTCGACAAGATAGGAAGTCAGATGAATCTTCTATATGAATCCAACAAAGATTATGTTGTTTCAATGGCACTTTTTGAATCTAATGGAAGGCTCCTGGGAGCAGCCCCATCAGCCATCCAGAAGAAAAATATCGATGTTACCACGCAGGAATGGTTCACAGACGCAACAGGAGAAGTTGAGAACATGCATTTCTCAACGCCTCATGTTCAGAACCTTTTTAGTGATTCGTCAAACAGATATTACTGGGTAATATCGCTCAGCCGTTCTGTCATGTTTACAAGGGGAGGCATCCCGAAGCAGGGTGTTCTTCTTGTAGACATGGATTATACGACTGTATATCAGATGTTCGATATTCTCAACAATTCCCTTTCACAGGGATATATATACCTGTGCGATAGAGAGGGAAGGATCATCTACCACCCTCAGAACATGCAGATCGTATCCGGTCTCTATGAAGAAAACAATACGACTGTAGCATCCTATTCTGATGGAGTTTATGAAGAGAAGTTTAATGGTGAAAAGAGAATAGAGATAGTCAACACTATAAGCTATACAGGATGGAAGCTTATAAGCGTTATCCCTACCAAGAATCTGTCTGTAGGACTTAGAAGTACAAGATCGTTTATGATCCTTATCGTTCTTCTTGTAATGCTTGCGGTACTTCTTTTGAACAGGCTTATTTCTGCGAGGATTTCAAGCCCGATAAGAAAGCTTACAGCTTCGATCCATGATATTGAAGTTACGGAAAAAAGCGTTCCGCTGGTATATATAGGCGGTTCCAGTGAAGTTCAGTATCTTGGAAGTACGCTTCAAAAGCTCCTCAATCAGATCTCTTTCCTTATGGGAGACATTATTAAGGAGCAGGAAGAAAAGAGAAAAAGCGAGCTTGATGCGCTTCAGTCTCAGGTTAATCCGCACTTTCTTTATAACACCCTGGATTCGATCGTATGGATGGTCGAGGATGGTAGAAACAAGGAAGCTGTATATATGATAACCCAGCTTTCTTCACTGTTTAGAATAAGTCTTTCAAGTGGAAGAAATATCATACGTGTCAGTGAAGAGATAAAGCATGCAGAGAACTATACCAATATTCAGAAGGTAAGGTTCAAGGATTCTTTTTCTGTAAGTTATGATATCGATCCGGAAATAATGGACTGCTGTATAGTTAAGCTTGTGGTTCAGCCTCTTTTGGAAAATGCCATCTATTATGGTGTTAAAGGCATGGAAGATCCCGGAAGTATCAAGGTTCGCGGATACAGAAAAGAAGATGAAGTATATATCGAAGTTGAAGACAACGGCTATGGAATGAGCCCTGAGCAGGCAGAAGGTCTTCTTACAGAAGAGGGAAGAACCAGAGCAAGAGGATCAGGCGTTGGCCTTATAAACGTCCACAGAAGACTTCAGCTGAGATTTGGTAAGGACTACGGGTTAATGATAGATACAGAGGCAGATGAGGGTACCAAAGTAACTATTCACATGCCATACATAGAATATTCGGAGGAAAGCGCTAAAGATGTGGAATCCGCGGAATATATTTAA